A window of the Odocoileus virginianus isolate 20LAN1187 ecotype Illinois chromosome 20, Ovbor_1.2, whole genome shotgun sequence genome harbors these coding sequences:
- the LOC110131985 gene encoding heat shock factor protein 4 isoform X8, producing MQEAPAALPTEPGPSPVPAFLGKLWALVGDPGTDHLIRWSPSGTSFLVSDQSRFAKEVLPQYFKHSNMASFVRQLNMYGFRKVVSIEQGGLLRPERDHVEFQHPSFVRGREQLLERVRRKVPALRGDDGRWRPEDLGRLLGEVQAFRGMQESTEARLRELRQQNEILWREVVTLRQSHGQQHRVIGKLIQCLFGPLQAGSGSAGAKRKLSLMLDEGCPTPAKFNACPLPGALLQDPYFIQSLNPSSTYSPSRRPRWASAALTGPGAPSSPTSRKTLHPLKEPGFPPPVVAGAPPPLPVAVVQAILEGKGSFSPEGPRNAQQPEPRGPREVPDRGPLDLERGGRSPESLLPPMLLRAPPESVEPAGPLDVLGPSLQGREWTLMDLDMELSLLQPLVPEKGETELAVKGLSSPGPGKDSTLGAPLLLDMPAALGGPALSLPGALTIYSSPESRASYLGAGDNPSP from the exons ATGCAGGAAGCGCCGGCCGCGCTGCCCACGGAGCCGGGCCCCAGCCCAGTGCCTGCCTTCCTCGGCAAGCTATGGGCACTGGTGGGCGACCCGGGCACCGACCACCTGATCCGCTGGAGCCCG AGCGGGACCAGCTTCCTCGTGAGCGACCAGAGCCGCTTCGCCAAGGAGGTGTTGCCCCAATACTTCAAGCACAGCAACATGGCGAGCTTCGTGCGGCAACTCAATATGT ACGGTTTTCGGAAGGTGGTGAGCATCGAGCAGGGTGGCCTGCTGAGACCCGAACGGGATCACGTCGAGTTCCAGCACCCGAGCTTCGTACGCGGCCGAGAGCAACTGCTGGAACGCGTGCGCCGCAAG GTGCCTGCGCTGCGCGGCGACGACGGCCGCTGGCGCCCCGAGGACCTGGGCCGGCTGCTGGGCGAGGTGCAGGCTTTTCGGGGAATGCAGGAGAGCACCGAGGCGCGGCTGCGGGAACTCAGGCA GCAGAACGAGATCCTGTGGAGGGAGGTGGTCACGCTGCGGCAGAGCCACGGTCAGCAGCACCGGGTCATCGGCAAG CTGATCCAGTGCCTCTTTGGGCCACTTCAGGCTGGGTCTGGCAGCGCAGGAGCTAAGAGGAAGCT GTCCCTGATGCTGGATGAAGGGTGCCCAACACCAGCCAAATTCAACGCCTGCCCCTTACCTGGTGCCCTCCTGCAGGACCCCTACTTTATCCAGTCG CTCAACCCGTCTTCTACTTACAGCCCCTCCCGGAGACCACGCTGGGCCTCAGCAGCCCTCACAGGGCCAGGGGCCCCATCATCTCCGACCTCCCGGAAGACTCTCCATCCCCTGAAGGAACCAGGCTTTCCCCCTCCAGTGGTGGCAGGAG CACCCCCACCGCTGCCTGTGGCTGTAGTGCAGGCCATCCTGGAGGGGAAAGGGAGCTTCAGCCCTGAGGGGCCCAGGAATGCCCAACAGCCTGAACCAAGAGGCCCCAGGGAGGTTCCCGACAG GGGCCCTCTGGACCTGGAGAGGGGAGGCCGGAGTCCAGAGAGTCTGCTGCCTCCAATGCTGCTTCGGGCCCCCCCTGAAAGTGTGGAGCCCGCAGGGCCGCTGGAT GTGCTGGGCCCCAGCCTCCAAGGGCGGGAATGGACTCTGATGGACTTAGACATGGAGCTGTCCCTG TTGCAGCCCTTGGTTCCAGAGAAGGGTGAGACCGAGCTGGCGGTTAAGGGGTTAAGTTCTCCAGGCCCAG GAAAGGACTCCACCCTCGGGGCACCACTCCTGCTGGACATGCCAGCGGCTTTGGGAGGCCCAGCCCTCAGCCTGCCCGGAGCTTTAACCATTTACAGCAGCCCTGAGAGCCGGGCCTCCTACCTGGGCGCGGGAGACAACCCCTCGCCCTGA
- the LOC110131985 gene encoding heat shock factor protein 4 isoform X5 → MQEAPAALPTEPGPSPVPAFLGKLWALVGDPGTDHLIRWSPSGTSFLVSDQSRFAKEVLPQYFKHSNMASFVRQLNMYGFRKVVSIEQGGLLRPERDHVEFQHPSFVRGREQLLERVRRKVPALRGDDGRWRPEDLGRLLGEVQAFRGMQESTEARLRELRQQNEILWREVVTLRQSHGQQHRVIGKLIQCLFGPLQAGSGSAGAKRKLSLMLDEGCPTPAKFNACPLPGALLQDPYFIQSPLPETTLGLSSPHRARGPIISDLPEDSPSPEGTRLSPSSGGRREKGLALLKEEPASPGGEGEAGLALAPNECDFCVTAPPPLPVAVVQAILEGKGSFSPEGPRNAQQPEPRGPREVPDRGPLDLERGGRSPESLLPPMLLRAPPESVEPAGPLDVLGPSLQGREWTLMDLDMELSLLQPLVPEKGETELAVKGLSSPGPGKDSTLGAPLLLDMPAALGGPALSLPGALTIYSSPESRASYLGAGDNPSP, encoded by the exons ATGCAGGAAGCGCCGGCCGCGCTGCCCACGGAGCCGGGCCCCAGCCCAGTGCCTGCCTTCCTCGGCAAGCTATGGGCACTGGTGGGCGACCCGGGCACCGACCACCTGATCCGCTGGAGCCCG AGCGGGACCAGCTTCCTCGTGAGCGACCAGAGCCGCTTCGCCAAGGAGGTGTTGCCCCAATACTTCAAGCACAGCAACATGGCGAGCTTCGTGCGGCAACTCAATATGT ACGGTTTTCGGAAGGTGGTGAGCATCGAGCAGGGTGGCCTGCTGAGACCCGAACGGGATCACGTCGAGTTCCAGCACCCGAGCTTCGTACGCGGCCGAGAGCAACTGCTGGAACGCGTGCGCCGCAAG GTGCCTGCGCTGCGCGGCGACGACGGCCGCTGGCGCCCCGAGGACCTGGGCCGGCTGCTGGGCGAGGTGCAGGCTTTTCGGGGAATGCAGGAGAGCACCGAGGCGCGGCTGCGGGAACTCAGGCA GCAGAACGAGATCCTGTGGAGGGAGGTGGTCACGCTGCGGCAGAGCCACGGTCAGCAGCACCGGGTCATCGGCAAG CTGATCCAGTGCCTCTTTGGGCCACTTCAGGCTGGGTCTGGCAGCGCAGGAGCTAAGAGGAAGCT GTCCCTGATGCTGGATGAAGGGTGCCCAACACCAGCCAAATTCAACGCCTGCCCCTTACCTGGTGCCCTCCTGCAGGACCCCTACTTTATCCAGTCG CCCCTCCCGGAGACCACGCTGGGCCTCAGCAGCCCTCACAGGGCCAGGGGCCCCATCATCTCCGACCTCCCGGAAGACTCTCCATCCCCTGAAGGAACCAGGCTTTCCCCCTCCAGTGGTGGCAGGAG ggagaagggcctggcacTGCTCAAAGAAGAGCCAGCCAGCCCAGGGGGGGAAGGCGAGGCCGGGCTGGCCCTGGCCCCAAACGAGTGTGACTTCTGCGTGACAGCACCCCCACCGCTGCCTGTGGCTGTAGTGCAGGCCATCCTGGAGGGGAAAGGGAGCTTCAGCCCTGAGGGGCCCAGGAATGCCCAACAGCCTGAACCAAGAGGCCCCAGGGAGGTTCCCGACAG GGGCCCTCTGGACCTGGAGAGGGGAGGCCGGAGTCCAGAGAGTCTGCTGCCTCCAATGCTGCTTCGGGCCCCCCCTGAAAGTGTGGAGCCCGCAGGGCCGCTGGAT GTGCTGGGCCCCAGCCTCCAAGGGCGGGAATGGACTCTGATGGACTTAGACATGGAGCTGTCCCTG TTGCAGCCCTTGGTTCCAGAGAAGGGTGAGACCGAGCTGGCGGTTAAGGGGTTAAGTTCTCCAGGCCCAG GAAAGGACTCCACCCTCGGGGCACCACTCCTGCTGGACATGCCAGCGGCTTTGGGAGGCCCAGCCCTCAGCCTGCCCGGAGCTTTAACCATTTACAGCAGCCCTGAGAGCCGGGCCTCCTACCTGGGCGCGGGAGACAACCCCTCGCCCTGA
- the FBXL8 gene encoding F-box/LRR-repeat protein 8: MAEPGEQLPEEVLALIFRHLPLPDRAAAARVCRAWAAAATCSAVWHDTSISCDCELEGMLPPYLSACLDHIQNLWLEFEPSRKSSRRAATELLTALRGRTPGLRGLCLECRGEKPLFDAGRDVLDAVHALCGAARALRHLDLRRLPFSLDDALVLQVAHGCPELRSLFLDNRTLVGSVGPGSVLELLQACPFLRALGLHLASLSRTALEALAAPERAPFELLALRCACPEDARAPPLPDEAWAALSHRHPGLEVELELEPVLPAESVTRVLQPAVPVAALRLSLSGDTVGPVRFAARHYAATLRALEVRAAASAELDAALEELAACCAGLREVHCFCVVRPSVLHAFRARCPRLRSYTLKLTREPHPWRPTLVA; this comes from the exons ATGGCCGAGCCTGGAGAACAGCTGCCGGAGGAGGTGCTGGCGCTCATCTTCCGCCACCTGCCCCTGCCCGACCGCGCTGCTGCAGCGAGGGTCTGCAGAGCTTGGGCTGCCGCTGCCACCTGCAGCGCTGTGTGGCACGACACGAGCATCAG TTGCGACTGTGAGCTGGAAGGCATGCTGCCGCCGTATCTGTCCGCCTGCCTGGACCACATTCAGAATCTATGGCTGGAATTTGAGCCGTCGAGGAAGTCGAGTCGCCGGGCGGCCACGGAGTTACTGACTGCACTGAGGGGCCGTACCCCCGGGCTGCGAGGCCTGTGCCTGGAGTGCCGCGGAGAAAAGCCGCTCTTCGACGCCGGCCGCGACGTCCTGGACGCGGTGCACGCCCTCTGTGGGGCGGCCCGCGCGCTGCGCCACCTCGACCTGCGGCGCCTGCCCTTCTCACTAGACGACGCGCTGGTGCTGCAGGTGGCACACGGTTGTCCGGAGCTCCGCAGCCTTTTCCTGGATAACAGAACGCTGGTGGGCAGCGTGGGGCCGGGCTCCGTGCTCGAGCTACTACAGGCCTGCCCCTTCCTGCGCGCCCTTGGCCTGCACCTGGCCAGCCTGTCGCGCACCGCGCTCGAGGCACTGGCGGCGCCAGAGCGCGCGCCTTTCGAGCTCCTCGCCCTGCGGTGCGCGTGTCCGGAAGACGCACGCGCGCCCCCCCTGCCTGATGAAGCCTGGGCCGCGTTGAGCCACCGCCACCCGGGACTGGAGGTAGAGCTGGAGCTAGAGCCGGTGCTGCCTGCAGAGAGCGTGACGCGCGTCCTGCAGCCAGCCGTACCCGTGGCTGCGCTGCGCCTCAGCCTCTCTGGGGACACCGTAGGCCCAGTGCGCTTCGCGGCGCGCCACTACGCCGCAACCTTGCGCGCGCTTGAGGTGCGCGCCGCCGCCTCGGCAGAGCTGGACGCCGCACTGGAGGAGCTGGCAGCGTGCTGCGCGGGCCTGCGCGAGGTACACTGCTTCTGCGTGGTGCGACCTTCCGTGCTGCACGCCTTCCGCGCGCGCTGCCCGCGCCTGCGCAGCTACACGCTCAAGCTAACGCGGGAGCCGCATCCCTGGCGGCCCACGCTTGTGGCGTGA
- the TRADD gene encoding tumor necrosis factor receptor type 1-associated DEATH domain protein, with protein MAAGPNGLEEWVGSAYLFVESSLDKVVLSDAYAHQQQKVAMYRALRTALAESGGSPDLLQMLKIHRSDPQLIVQLRFSGRQTCGRFLRAYREGALRATLQGCLARALALNAVPLQLELRAGAEQLDAVLTDEEHCLNCICAQKPDRLRDEELTELEDALRNLTCGSAAGQGGDVQGTPAPSQSLAPSPPEEKPPPPPPGQTFFFQGQLIVNRPLNLQDQQKFARSVGLKWRKVGRSLQRSCRALRDPALDSLAYEYEREGLYEQAFQLLRRFVQAEGRRATLQRLVEALEENELTSLAEDLLGLANPDGGLA; from the exons ATGGCGGCTGGGCCAAATGGGCTTGAGGAGTGGGTGGGCAGCGCGTACCTGTTTGTGGAGTCCTCGCTGGACAAAGTGGTCTTGTCCGATGCCTACGCTCACCAGCAGCAGAAAGTGGCAATGTACAGGGCTCTCCGGACTGCCCTGGCAG AGAGTGGCGGGAGCCCCGACCTGCTGCAGATGCTCAAGATCCACCGCAGCGACCCGCAGCTGATCGTGCAACTGCGTTTCAGCGGGCGCCAGACGTGCGGCCGCTTCCTCCGCGCCTACCGCGAGGGGGCGCTGCGAGCCACGCTGCAAGGGTGCCTGGCTCGGGCACTGGCCCTGAACGCGGTGCCGCTGCAACTGGAGCTGCGTGCTGGCGCCGAGCAGCTGGATGCCGTGTTGACCGACGAGGAGCACTGTTTGAACTGCATATGCGCGCAGAAG CCTGACCGGCTCCGGGATGAGGAACTCACCGAGTTGGAGGATGCGCTCAGGAATCTGACGTGCGGCTCGGCAGCGGGCCAAGGGGGCGACGTGCAAGGCACCCCAGCCCCCTCGCAGTCTCTGGCACCTTCTCCGCCAGAGGAGAAACCGCCACCCCCGCCGCCTGGCCAGACTTTTTTCTTCCAGGGTCAGCTCATAG TGAACCGGCCGTTGAACCTGCAGGATCAACAGAAGTTCGCCCGCTCCGTGGGCCTCAAGTGGCGCAAGGTGGGGCGCTCTCTGCAGCGCAGCTGCCGCGCGCTGCGGGACCCGGCGCTGGACTCACTGGCCTATGAATACGAGCGCGAAGGGCTGTACGAGCAGGCCTTCCAGCTGCTGCGGCGCTTCGTGCAGGCCGAGGGCCGCCGCGCCACGCTGCAGCGCCTGGTGGAGGCGCTCGAGGAGAACGAGCTCACCAGCCTGGCGGAGGACTTGCTGGGCCTGGCGAACCCTGACGGCGGCCTGGCCTAG